Proteins co-encoded in one Deinococcus planocerae genomic window:
- the gnd gene encoding decarboxylating NADP(+)-dependent phosphogluconate dehydrogenase, with the protein MTQPTPEVVPAAQNPAQADIGVIGLAVMGENLILNMASKGFTVAAFNRTVSKVTEFTAGRARGQTIVGAATLEEFVSALKSPRKVMLMVKAGQAVDDFIALVKPHLEPGDIIIDGGNSHPADSTRRTKELAAEGLLFVGTGVSGGEEGALTGPSIMPGGNPQAWEAVKPIFQGIAARASDGTPCCEWVGSEGAGHFVKMVHNGIEYADMQTIAEAYHLLREVGGLTPPELAQVFAEWNRGELNSYLIEITADILTKTDEATGQPLVDVILDAAGQKGTGKWTSVAALDAGSPAATIAEAVFARALSALKDERVAASHFLPDPEAPVSVPDRDAFVEQVRQALYASKIAAYAQGFQLLKLSAQDAGWHLDFASVARMWRAGCIIRAAFLDRVAEAFGEQHDLPNLLLAPYFREAIAGAQGAWRQVVSMAVLGGIPTPAFSSALAYYDGSRTARLPANLLQAQRDYFGAHTYERVDRPRGEFHHTNWTGRGGTTASSTYNA; encoded by the coding sequence ATGACCCAGCCCACCCCGGAGGTCGTCCCCGCCGCCCAGAATCCCGCCCAGGCCGACATCGGCGTGATCGGGCTGGCGGTGATGGGCGAGAACCTGATCCTGAACATGGCGAGCAAGGGCTTCACGGTCGCCGCCTTCAACCGCACCGTCAGCAAGGTCACCGAGTTCACGGCGGGGCGCGCGAGGGGCCAGACCATCGTGGGCGCGGCCACCCTGGAGGAGTTCGTCTCGGCCCTCAAGTCCCCGCGCAAGGTCATGCTGATGGTGAAGGCCGGACAGGCGGTGGACGACTTCATCGCGCTCGTGAAGCCCCACCTCGAACCCGGCGACATCATCATCGACGGCGGGAACAGCCACCCCGCCGACTCGACCCGGCGCACGAAGGAGCTCGCCGCCGAGGGTCTGCTCTTCGTCGGCACGGGCGTCTCGGGTGGGGAGGAGGGAGCGCTGACCGGACCCAGCATCATGCCCGGCGGCAACCCGCAGGCGTGGGAGGCGGTCAAGCCGATCTTTCAGGGGATCGCCGCCCGCGCGTCCGACGGCACGCCGTGCTGCGAGTGGGTGGGCTCGGAGGGCGCCGGGCACTTCGTGAAGATGGTTCACAACGGCATCGAGTACGCCGACATGCAGACCATCGCCGAGGCGTACCACCTCCTGCGGGAGGTCGGCGGCCTGACCCCGCCCGAACTGGCCCAGGTCTTCGCCGAGTGGAACCGGGGCGAGCTGAACTCCTACCTGATCGAGATCACCGCCGACATCCTGACGAAGACGGACGAGGCGACGGGGCAACCGTTGGTGGACGTGATTCTCGACGCCGCCGGGCAGAAGGGCACCGGCAAGTGGACGAGCGTGGCGGCCCTCGACGCGGGGAGCCCCGCCGCGACCATCGCGGAGGCCGTCTTCGCCCGCGCGCTGAGTGCCCTCAAGGACGAGCGGGTGGCGGCGAGCCACTTTCTGCCCGACCCGGAGGCACCCGTGTCCGTCCCCGACCGGGACGCCTTCGTGGAGCAGGTGCGGCAGGCCCTTTACGCGAGCAAGATCGCTGCCTACGCCCAGGGCTTCCAACTGCTGAAGCTCAGCGCCCAGGACGCGGGGTGGCACCTCGACTTCGCAAGCGTCGCGCGGATGTGGCGGGCGGGGTGCATCATCCGGGCGGCCTTCCTCGACCGGGTGGCGGAGGCGTTTGGGGAGCAGCACGACCTGCCCAACCTGCTCCTCGCGCCCTACTTCCGGGAGGCCATCGCGGGGGCGCAGGGGGCGTGGCGGCAGGTGGTCAGCATGGCGGTGCTGGGCGGGATTCCCACCCCCGCCTTCTCCAGTGCCCTCGCGTACTACGACGGCTCGCGCACCGCCCGCCTCCCCGCGAACCTGCTCCAGGCCCAGCGCGACTACTTCGGCGCGCACACCTACGAGCGGGTGGACCGCCCGCGCGGCGAGTTCCACCACACCAACTGGACCGGACGCGGCGGCACGACGGCGAGCAGCACCTACAACGCCTGA
- the cbiD gene encoding cobalt-precorrin-5B (C(1))-methyltransferase CbiD yields MTPPTRLDLNLPAPNGMRRGFTTGSAATAALKAALLLLVRGEDQAEVEITLPDGDQSLLLPVQNVRLTDVGAYAEVIKDGGDDPDATHRATIWATVTPLADPRLPMTFYAGEGVGTVTAPGIRVPVGEPAINPVPREMMRRAAHEVAGHEAFAVTVGCVNGEAVARKTFNPRLGIVGGISILGTTGIVEPMSLEAYMASVEVYVRVAVHARPEAVVLTPGKLGRDYAREALNVPPQAIVQMSNFVGAALDALQDALEETVHPLPLLLVAGHPGKLAKVLNGDWNTHSQHSGMAMNAVARVAEGLGVAAPTVQALAEANTVDACVALLAGHERGAEVWEEVARQVARTLHGRAPGVQRVRAALFALDGAGLGEAEA; encoded by the coding sequence ATGACGCCCCCTACCCGCCTCGACCTGAACCTCCCCGCGCCGAACGGGATGCGGCGCGGCTTCACGACGGGGAGCGCGGCGACGGCGGCCCTGAAGGCGGCCCTGCTGCTGCTCGTCCGTGGAGAGGATCAGGCGGAGGTGGAAATCACCCTGCCGGACGGGGACCAGAGCCTCCTTCTACCCGTGCAGAACGTGCGTTTGACGGATGTAGGGGCATACGCGGAGGTCATCAAGGACGGTGGGGATGACCCGGACGCGACGCATAGGGCGACGATCTGGGCGACCGTCACGCCGCTCGCTGACCCACGCCTGCCCATGACCTTCTATGCCGGAGAGGGGGTTGGCACCGTCACCGCTCCCGGCATCCGCGTCCCGGTGGGCGAGCCCGCCATCAATCCCGTTCCGCGCGAGATGATGCGGCGGGCGGCGCACGAGGTCGCGGGCCACGAGGCGTTCGCGGTGACGGTGGGCTGCGTGAACGGGGAGGCCGTCGCCCGCAAGACCTTCAACCCGAGGCTGGGCATCGTCGGCGGCATCAGCATCCTGGGCACGACGGGCATCGTGGAGCCGATGAGTCTGGAGGCGTACATGGCCTCGGTCGAGGTGTACGTGCGGGTGGCCGTCCACGCCCGCCCGGAGGCGGTGGTCCTCACGCCCGGCAAGCTGGGCCGCGACTACGCCCGGGAGGCGTTGAACGTGCCTCCACAGGCCATCGTCCAGATGAGCAATTTTGTGGGGGCGGCGCTGGATGCTCTTCAGGACGCGCTGGAGGAGACCGTCCACCCCCTTCCCCTCCTCCTCGTCGCCGGGCATCCCGGCAAGCTCGCCAAGGTGCTCAACGGCGACTGGAATACGCACAGCCAGCACAGCGGCATGGCGATGAACGCGGTGGCGAGAGTCGCTGAGGGGCTGGGGGTGGCCGCGCCGACCGTGCAAGCTCTCGCGGAGGCGAACACGGTGGATGCTTGCGTCGCCCTGCTCGCCGGGCACGAACGCGGCGCGGAGGTGTGGGAAGAAGTCGCCCGGCAGGTGGCCCGCACCCTGCATGGCCGGGCGCCGGGAGTGCAGCGGGTTCGCGCCGCCCTCTTCGCCCTCGACGGCGCCGGGCTGGGGGAGGCGGAGGCGTGA
- a CDS encoding branched-chain amino acid ABC transporter substrate-binding protein — protein sequence MKTKTSLTVIAALALGGASAQSTIKVASLAPLSGGQGAIGTQARNGIELAVREYQPQFKKLGLTLQFVPFDDQADPATGTAAARKIAADRQVLAVVGALNSGVTIPVSAALAPSRVAMVSSASTANNVTDRGLSNMNRIVARDDAQGPAGAGFIQNTLKAKKVYILNDKTAYGEGLANEVEKALRAKGVRVVANEGTEEKNDFSGIVAKIKLQRPDAIYFGGIYNQVGVFLRQLRDAGVTTPVVGGDGLDSLELLKIAGPGAENLYFTTGAAPVEALPAAKTFAANYQKAFGQPAQGFAVYGYDAAKVVLQGILNAAKANGNKAPTRAQVESAIRKGNFSGLLSGTASFNSVGDRKAATLYVMKVGGGQVKLSTSLPVKPGRS from the coding sequence ATGAAAACGAAGACCTCCCTGACCGTGATCGCCGCCCTCGCCCTCGGGGGTGCCAGCGCCCAGAGCACCATCAAGGTCGCCAGCCTCGCGCCGCTCTCCGGGGGGCAGGGCGCCATCGGAACCCAGGCCCGCAACGGCATCGAGCTGGCGGTCCGTGAGTACCAGCCGCAGTTTAAGAAGCTGGGCCTGACCCTCCAGTTCGTGCCCTTCGACGACCAGGCCGACCCCGCCACCGGCACCGCCGCCGCGCGCAAGATCGCCGCCGACCGTCAGGTCCTCGCCGTGGTGGGGGCCCTGAACAGCGGCGTGACCATTCCGGTGAGTGCCGCCCTGGCCCCCAGCCGGGTGGCGATGGTCAGCTCGGCCAGCACCGCGAACAACGTCACCGACCGGGGCCTGAGCAACATGAACCGCATCGTGGCGCGCGACGACGCGCAGGGCCCGGCGGGGGCAGGCTTCATCCAAAACACCCTCAAGGCGAAGAAGGTCTACATTCTCAACGACAAGACCGCCTACGGCGAGGGGCTGGCGAACGAGGTCGAGAAGGCGCTGCGGGCGAAGGGCGTTCGGGTCGTGGCGAACGAGGGGACCGAGGAGAAGAACGACTTCTCCGGGATCGTCGCCAAGATCAAGCTCCAGCGCCCCGACGCGATCTACTTCGGCGGCATCTACAACCAGGTGGGCGTGTTCCTGCGCCAGCTCCGCGACGCGGGCGTCACCACCCCGGTCGTCGGCGGGGACGGGCTGGACAGCCTGGAACTGCTCAAGATCGCCGGGCCGGGCGCCGAGAACCTGTACTTCACGACCGGCGCGGCCCCGGTGGAGGCGCTGCCCGCCGCGAAGACCTTCGCCGCCAACTACCAGAAGGCGTTCGGCCAGCCCGCCCAGGGCTTCGCGGTATACGGGTACGACGCGGCCAAGGTGGTCCTCCAGGGCATCCTGAACGCGGCGAAGGCCAACGGGAACAAAGCGCCCACCCGCGCCCAGGTGGAGAGCGCCATCCGCAAGGGCAACTTCAGCGGGCTGCTGTCGGGCACGGCCAGCTTCAACAGCGTCGGGGACCGCAAGGCGGCCACCCTGTACGTGATGAAGGTCGGGGGCGGGCAGGTCAAGCTCAGCACCAGCCTCCCGGTCAAGCCCGGCAGGTCCTGA
- the cobI gene encoding precorrin-2 C(20)-methyltransferase, with translation MTHPGTFYGLGVGPGSYGLLPVAALEVLQRADLIYAPRSRVSEASVALTALRDLDFPRERVREVEFNMDGDDARLGEHYAALAREITAHQRAGHSVAYLTIGDAMTYSTLGYLVAALGREAPELPRRVLPGVTSYATAAALTGFSLGEGKERVLILPCPDDLEALRADILSHDVVVLMKVGRRMAGVLSLLSDLGILEHCALAHRLGLDGEVVLPSLDPAPDAGRLGYLSVLLIRREPPRRFS, from the coding sequence GTGACCCATCCCGGCACCTTCTATGGCCTGGGCGTCGGTCCCGGTTCCTACGGTCTGCTCCCCGTCGCCGCGCTCGAAGTCCTGCAACGGGCCGACCTCATCTACGCCCCGCGCTCCCGGGTGTCGGAGGCGTCGGTGGCGCTGACGGCCCTGCGGGACCTCGACTTCCCCCGCGAACGGGTGCGGGAGGTGGAATTCAACATGGACGGCGACGACGCGCGGCTGGGCGAGCACTACGCCGCCCTCGCCCGGGAGATTACCGCCCACCAGCGGGCCGGGCACAGCGTCGCCTACCTGACCATCGGGGACGCGATGACGTACAGCACGCTGGGCTACCTCGTCGCCGCCCTGGGACGCGAGGCGCCCGAGTTGCCCAGGCGCGTCCTCCCCGGCGTGACGAGCTACGCGACCGCCGCCGCCCTGACCGGCTTCAGCCTCGGGGAGGGGAAAGAACGGGTGCTGATCCTGCCGTGCCCGGACGATCTGGAGGCGTTGCGGGCCGACATCCTCTCGCACGACGTGGTGGTGTTGATGAAGGTGGGACGGCGGATGGCGGGTGTATTGAGCCTGCTTTCCGACCTCGGCATTCTCGAACACTGCGCTTTGGCACATCGCCTCGGGTTGGACGGCGAGGTCGTGCTGCCCTCGCTTGATCCCGCCCCCGACGCGGGCCGACTCGGCTACCTGAGTGTCCTGCTGATTCGCCGCGAGCCCCCTCGGAGGTTTTCTTGA
- a CDS encoding SDR family oxidoreductase, with the protein MSRHLAVYDEGHTRPWGLLRKQIQTYRERGWAWLYIADDGVVDRVRAELGDWEGDVRPASELGFHAAPFRVSTILTRLRAQVGQALDGGAAGVLIMVELGWAVRTPAGAVYHQEYEAGVHDLTAELPVAFLCLHPRHLMLGGQLLASLHLHPQVLAPDGRVLGNPHFVPPRLITRQDERAHFGHWLEGLDPAFQERPQSATTPSPVQPHYTLDTLPPLVIVGGAGGKWKIRTFGGLRVYREDGTPLEWRGPGASTRKLRPLFAFLLFRAEEGATPEELVELLWPDTDDLDVGLGRLYLLVRCLRQVLTQPGGEGRTFLRHEYGRYLLDVPEHTWLDVPMYQELCHQGAALDAANDFSEAILAYQSAERLYTGEFLADVPLDGSANATLEWCWGRRAWFRDMHLTAMTRLASLYRRSGQLTEAQATCDAVLRLEPTYEAAQEEKLLAYAAAARPDAVRRQYADTRQAVGVHVDVSDEGRTLRMAEEVAGAFGGIDVLINNPSLYGGLERAPFTEIDPATWDRVMGVNLKGPWLCARAVTPHLRARGAGRTINIASATVMSGSPLWAHYVASKGGVIALSRVLARELGADGITVNAIAPGFTLTEASLGLMEGAQTYGVDRGAIRRAQQPGDVVGAALFLASPGSAFVTGQTLIVDGGRQFL; encoded by the coding sequence GTGAGCCGTCACCTCGCCGTGTACGACGAGGGGCACACCCGGCCCTGGGGTTTGTTGCGGAAGCAGATTCAGACATACCGCGAGCGGGGCTGGGCCTGGCTGTACATCGCGGACGATGGGGTGGTGGACCGCGTTCGTGCCGAGCTGGGCGACTGGGAGGGCGACGTGCGGCCCGCGTCCGAACTGGGCTTCCACGCCGCGCCCTTCCGGGTGAGCACCATCCTCACGCGGCTGCGGGCGCAGGTGGGGCAGGCGCTCGACGGCGGGGCGGCGGGCGTGCTGATTATGGTGGAACTGGGCTGGGCCGTCCGCACCCCCGCCGGGGCCGTGTACCACCAGGAGTACGAGGCGGGCGTCCACGACCTCACCGCCGAGCTGCCGGTGGCTTTTCTCTGCCTGCACCCCCGCCACCTGATGCTGGGCGGGCAACTGCTGGCGAGCCTGCACCTGCACCCGCAGGTCCTGGCCCCGGACGGGCGCGTGCTGGGCAACCCGCATTTCGTGCCGCCGCGCCTGATCACCCGCCAGGACGAACGGGCGCACTTTGGGCACTGGCTGGAAGGGCTCGACCCGGCCTTTCAGGAGCGCCCGCAGTCCGCCACAACCCCGTCGCCGGTTCAGCCCCACTACACGCTGGACACCCTGCCGCCCCTGGTCATCGTGGGGGGCGCGGGCGGCAAGTGGAAGATTCGGACCTTCGGCGGCCTGCGCGTGTACCGCGAGGACGGCACGCCGCTGGAATGGCGGGGCCCAGGTGCCTCCACCCGCAAGCTGCGGCCACTGTTCGCGTTCCTGCTGTTCCGCGCCGAGGAGGGGGCCACGCCCGAGGAACTCGTGGAGTTGCTATGGCCCGACACGGACGACCTCGACGTGGGCCTGGGCCGCCTCTACCTGCTGGTCCGCTGCCTGCGGCAGGTGCTCACCCAGCCGGGGGGCGAGGGCCGCACCTTCCTGCGCCACGAGTACGGGCGCTACCTGCTCGACGTGCCGGAACACACCTGGCTCGATGTCCCGATGTACCAGGAGCTGTGCCACCAGGGCGCGGCCCTGGACGCCGCCAACGACTTCTCGGAGGCGATTCTGGCGTACCAGTCCGCCGAGCGCCTGTACACCGGCGAGTTCCTGGCGGACGTTCCGCTCGACGGCTCGGCAAACGCCACCCTGGAATGGTGCTGGGGCCGCCGCGCCTGGTTCCGCGACATGCACCTCACGGCGATGACCCGCCTCGCCAGCCTCTACCGCCGCTCCGGCCAGCTCACCGAGGCCCAGGCCACCTGTGACGCGGTGCTGCGCCTGGAGCCCACCTACGAGGCCGCCCAGGAAGAAAAGCTCCTCGCCTACGCCGCCGCCGCGCGCCCCGACGCCGTGCGCCGCCAGTACGCCGACACCCGGCAGGCCGTGGGCGTCCATGTGGATGTCTCCGACGAGGGGCGCACCCTCCGCATGGCCGAGGAGGTCGCGGGGGCGTTCGGCGGTATCGACGTGCTGATCAACAATCCCAGCCTGTACGGCGGACTGGAACGCGCCCCGTTCACGGAGATCGACCCCGCCACCTGGGACCGGGTGATGGGCGTCAACCTCAAAGGCCCCTGGTTGTGCGCCCGTGCGGTGACGCCCCACCTGCGCGCCCGTGGGGCTGGCCGCACCATCAACATCGCCAGCGCCACGGTCATGAGCGGCAGTCCCCTCTGGGCGCACTACGTCGCCAGCAAGGGAGGCGTGATCGCCCTCAGCCGCGTGCTGGCCCGCGAACTCGGCGCGGACGGGATCACCGTGAACGCCATCGCCCCGGGCTTCACCCTCACCGAGGCCAGCCTGGGGCTGATGGAGGGAGCACAAACTTACGGCGTCGACCGGGGAGCCATCCGCCGCGCCCAGCAGCCGGGGGACGTGGTGGGGGCGGCCCTCTTCCTTGCCTCGCCCGGCAGCGCCTTCGTGACTGGGCAGACGCTGATCGTGGACGGGGGAAGGCAGTTTCTCTGA
- the cobM gene encoding precorrin-4 C(11)-methyltransferase, whose translation MKVYFIGAGPGAPDLITLRGARLLGSCRLILYAGSLVPEAVLEHAHQGAERVNTAGLNLDEQVALYRRALEQGLDVARVHSGDPAIYGATAEQMRALRELGIEYEVVPGVSSFTACAAVLGAELTRPNVTQTVILTRASGRASPVPERENLRGLAEHGASLCVFLGGNQLPEIVADLLDTYGPDMPVALVQRASQPQERRHVSTLGRLLSEIRVSEWALTTMLIVSPALSEPEALETTSRLYDPAYAHRFRRAVKEGGEA comes from the coding sequence TTGAAGGTCTATTTCATCGGCGCCGGTCCCGGTGCCCCCGATCTGATCACCCTGCGAGGCGCGCGGCTGCTGGGGTCGTGCCGCCTCATCCTCTACGCCGGGTCGCTCGTGCCCGAGGCGGTGCTGGAACACGCGCACCAAGGCGCCGAGCGGGTGAACACGGCGGGGCTGAACCTCGACGAGCAGGTGGCCCTTTACCGCCGCGCGCTGGAACAGGGGCTGGACGTGGCCCGCGTCCACAGCGGCGACCCCGCCATCTACGGGGCGACCGCCGAGCAGATGCGCGCCCTGCGGGAACTGGGCATCGAGTACGAGGTCGTGCCGGGCGTGAGCAGCTTCACCGCCTGCGCCGCTGTGCTGGGGGCCGAACTGACCCGCCCCAACGTCACCCAGACGGTGATCCTTACCCGCGCCTCGGGCCGCGCGAGTCCGGTGCCCGAGCGCGAGAACCTGCGCGGCCTCGCAGAGCACGGGGCGAGCCTGTGCGTCTTCCTGGGAGGGAACCAGCTTCCCGAGATCGTGGCGGACTTGCTCGACACTTACGGTCCTGACATGCCCGTCGCCCTCGTGCAGCGGGCCAGCCAGCCCCAGGAGCGGCGGCATGTCAGCACCCTGGGCCGCCTCCTCTCCGAGATTCGGGTCAGCGAGTGGGCCCTCACGACCATGCTGATCGTCAGCCCGGCGTTGAGCGAGCCGGAGGCATTGGAGACGACGAGCCGCCTGTACGACCCCGCCTACGCCCACCGTTTCCGCCGCGCCGTGAAGGAAGGGGGGGAGGCGTGA
- a CDS encoding cobalt-precorrin-7 (C(5))-methyltransferase: protein MCAPPDRLRPASRSRRCVIPPLTPRGPGRCIPSCSPPAERHGVIVCVGAGPGHLDFLTRRGAALIGEADVVAGFDAVVDVVRPLIPGGAEVVTMSYRDQVARLAEVAALHHAGNRCVVVFMGDIHFSGFQYLERVETACGHPVETVPGISSAQILASRGRVCFDETTFLTFHRRGDLTPFKTHLRDVLRAGRGAIVIPRPWDFMPKDVASYLLAGGVGAAHRVEVWENLTRHEATWAGTLGELEGRDFSDMSILLIRALTPLPTGLEGER, encoded by the coding sequence ATGTGCGCCCCTCCGGACCGTCTCCGCCCTGCATCCCGGAGTCGCCGCTGTGTCATCCCCCCCCTTACTCCTCGTGGTCCCGGAAGGTGCATTCCTTCATGTTCGCCCCCCGCCGAGAGGCACGGCGTGATCGTCTGTGTCGGTGCGGGCCCCGGCCACCTCGACTTCCTGACCCGGCGCGGCGCGGCCCTGATCGGGGAAGCCGACGTGGTGGCGGGCTTCGATGCGGTGGTGGACGTGGTGCGGCCCCTGATCCCCGGGGGAGCCGAGGTCGTCACGATGAGCTACCGCGATCAGGTGGCCCGACTCGCCGAGGTCGCCGCCCTCCACCACGCCGGGAACCGTTGCGTCGTCGTGTTCATGGGCGACATCCACTTCTCGGGCTTTCAATACCTGGAGCGGGTGGAGACGGCCTGCGGGCACCCGGTCGAGACGGTGCCGGGCATCTCCAGCGCGCAGATCCTGGCAAGCCGGGGCCGCGTCTGCTTCGACGAGACGACCTTCCTCACCTTCCACCGCCGGGGCGACCTGACGCCCTTCAAGACCCACCTGCGCGACGTGCTGCGGGCCGGGAGAGGCGCCATCGTGATCCCGCGCCCCTGGGACTTCATGCCGAAGGACGTGGCCTCGTACCTTCTCGCGGGAGGGGTCGGCGCCGCCCACCGGGTCGAGGTCTGGGAGAACCTGACGCGGCACGAGGCGACCTGGGCGGGCACGCTGGGCGAGCTGGAGGGGCGGGACTTCTCCGACATGAGCATCCTGCTGATCCGCGCGCTGACGCCCCTGCCCACAGGTCTAGAGGGAGAACGATGA
- a CDS encoding precorrin-8X methylmutase yields the protein MNGYAIVLAAHGSRDPASAAQFETLVREVKALEPDRVITHGFLEFNTPTIDEAAREAVASGAKEIVLVPGVLLAATHAKNDLPSELNALRREFPHVTFHYGAAMDLHPALLDVCRERLIEAEAGAAGEVRRDETLLLLVGRGTTDPDANGDVHKLARFLEEGLGYGASLVCYSGTAKPDLPTGLARAARLGFARVVVLPYLLFDGVLARRVRSAVEAAAQRWPGTEFLTAGHLGPHPKVARVFLERAREGVQGHGHMNCSLCKYRVGVVGYEAQVGEPQVGHHGAVRGLLAGGEAPKRKTIQPYEPHPIEAQSFEIIEGLRDWSAVNAADRYAMQRLVHTAGDPGIVEDLFFSPGATEAGVMAILRGLTVVTDVTMVQSGLKRQLLAELGVQVWCGVHDAETHLLSREAGITRSAAGIRRAYEKFGNDCIVAIGDAPTAIFETVRLIRERRWRPGLVIGLPVGFVGTRESKAALRACLSVPRVTNAGTRGGSPWASSVVNALMIEAQNRLAAVSAAGAGT from the coding sequence ATGAACGGTTACGCGATTGTCCTCGCCGCGCACGGCAGCCGCGACCCGGCCAGCGCGGCGCAGTTCGAGACGCTGGTGCGGGAGGTCAAGGCGCTGGAGCCGGATCGGGTCATTACCCACGGCTTTCTCGAATTCAACACCCCCACCATCGACGAGGCGGCGCGGGAAGCGGTGGCGTCGGGAGCGAAGGAAATTGTGCTTGTTCCAGGCGTCCTCCTCGCCGCCACCCACGCGAAGAACGACCTGCCGAGCGAGCTGAACGCCCTGCGCCGCGAGTTTCCCCACGTCACCTTCCACTACGGGGCGGCGATGGACCTCCACCCCGCTCTCCTCGACGTGTGCCGCGAACGGCTGATCGAGGCGGAGGCGGGCGCAGCGGGTGAGGTCAGACGGGATGAGACGCTGCTCCTCCTCGTCGGGCGGGGCACCACCGACCCGGACGCGAACGGGGACGTTCACAAGCTGGCCCGCTTTCTGGAAGAGGGGCTGGGGTACGGGGCGAGCCTGGTCTGCTACAGCGGGACGGCCAAGCCCGACCTTCCCACCGGCCTCGCCCGCGCCGCCCGTCTCGGTTTCGCGCGGGTGGTCGTGCTGCCGTACCTCCTCTTCGACGGAGTGCTCGCCCGCCGGGTGCGCTCGGCGGTGGAGGCCGCCGCCCAACGCTGGCCGGGCACCGAGTTCCTGACCGCCGGGCATCTGGGGCCGCATCCCAAGGTGGCCCGGGTGTTTCTGGAACGGGCGCGCGAGGGCGTGCAGGGCCACGGACACATGAACTGCTCCCTGTGCAAGTACCGGGTGGGCGTCGTGGGCTACGAGGCGCAGGTCGGCGAGCCGCAGGTGGGGCACCACGGGGCGGTGCGGGGGCTGCTGGCGGGCGGCGAGGCACCGAAACGGAAAACCATCCAGCCCTACGAGCCCCACCCCATCGAGGCGCAGTCCTTCGAGATCATCGAGGGGCTGCGGGACTGGTCGGCGGTGAACGCGGCGGACCGCTACGCCATGCAACGCCTCGTCCACACGGCGGGCGATCCGGGCATCGTGGAGGACCTCTTCTTCTCGCCGGGCGCGACGGAGGCGGGCGTCATGGCGATCCTGCGCGGCCTGACCGTCGTCACGGATGTGACAATGGTGCAAAGCGGCCTCAAGCGCCAGCTTCTCGCGGAACTCGGCGTGCAGGTCTGGTGCGGGGTGCACGACGCGGAAACGCACCTGCTGAGCCGTGAGGCCGGGATCACCCGCTCGGCGGCGGGCATTCGCCGCGCCTACGAGAAGTTCGGGAATGACTGCATCGTCGCCATCGGGGACGCGCCCACCGCGATTTTTGAAACGGTGCGCCTGATCCGCGAGCGGCGCTGGCGGCCCGGCCTGGTGATCGGTCTGCCCGTGGGCTTCGTGGGCACCCGGGAGAGCAAGGCCGCGCTGCGCGCCTGCCTGAGCGTCCCCCGGGTCACGAACGCGGGCACGCGCGGTGGGAGTCCCTGGGCGAGCAGCGTCGTGAACGCGCTGATGATCGAGGCGCAAAACCGCCTGGCCGCCGTGTCCGCCGCCGGGGCGGGGACGTGA
- a CDS encoding cobalamin biosynthesis protein, translated as MTAALSDLAVWPVRRESEALAERLADGLGAALHRPWQEAGRQLTAFQTAFRTARAWVLIGAVGIAVRFLSGLPESKHSDPAVVVLDDAARFAVALLGGHEGGANVLAYRVARLTGAVPVVTTATEATRPLTLGVGCRRAVSVEQVEAAVTHALAGRPLTDVREVATVDLKANEAGLLAFCDQYGLPLRVMAHADIEARPCVTQPSAWVQQSVGLPGVCEPCALIASPRGRLIVPKTALNGVTVAVVEDRLPLEVSA; from the coding sequence GTGACGGCTGCCCTGTCTGACTTGGCCGTGTGGCCCGTGCGCCGCGAATCCGAGGCGTTGGCCGAACGGCTCGCGGACGGACTGGGAGCGGCGCTGCACCGACCCTGGCAGGAGGCGGGTCGGCAACTCACCGCTTTCCAGACGGCTTTCCGCACCGCGCGGGCCTGGGTGTTGATCGGCGCAGTAGGGATCGCGGTCCGCTTCCTGTCCGGCCTGCCCGAGAGCAAGCACAGCGACCCGGCGGTCGTCGTGCTGGACGACGCGGCCCGCTTCGCCGTCGCTCTGCTGGGGGGGCACGAGGGGGGAGCGAACGTTCTCGCCTACCGGGTCGCCCGCCTGACCGGGGCCGTCCCCGTCGTCACCACCGCCACCGAGGCCACGCGCCCCCTGACGTTGGGAGTCGGCTGTCGGCGCGCCGTGAGCGTGGAGCAGGTGGAGGCCGCCGTGACCCACGCCCTGGCCGGTCGTCCCCTCACCGACGTGCGCGAGGTCGCGACCGTGGACCTCAAGGCGAACGAGGCCGGACTGCTCGCCTTCTGCGACCAATACGGGCTGCCGCTGCGGGTGATGGCGCACGCCGACATAGAGGCCCGCCCCTGCGTTACCCAGCCGAGCGCGTGGGTGCAGCAAAGCGTGGGACTGCCCGGCGTGTGCGAGCCCTGCGCCCTGATCGCCAGCCCGCGCGGTCGGCTCATCGTGCCGAAGACGGCACTAAACGGTGTGACCGTCGCCGTGGTGGAAGACCGCCTGCCCCTGGAGGTGAGCGCGTGA